Proteins found in one Vallitalea guaymasensis genomic segment:
- a CDS encoding glycosyltransferase, which produces MNIKFFLSDNDLAPTTISGKLYANALIKRGYDIEVVQKSNRKLDILNKLSCNMILFQKTFDKGHSYNEVRHLKGKVHLVYIDDDFLGMNDKNHIDTLNVADLILVGNKQHEALMHKYTKTPVETITSINDFENYRYIPFETRNNNPLIISWQQSLADVYISDLLSIKYPLINLHKEYGIRLQLYGWHEGKHYGKPDNRRFVSKYFPFAEFISFMPYDSYIKHIVPKIAMTDIFIVPYLDIPDRYGKAGFGLKRIMMLGVPVIVSDIGIHKEIIQDGVNGYIATTADEWYQKLKELITQSELRKKFSLTSRNLIDTKYSYDNCVNIFIDAIKKYIPDFK; this is translated from the coding sequence GTGAATATTAAATTTTTCTTATCAGATAATGATTTAGCTCCTACAACTATTTCAGGAAAATTGTATGCTAATGCTTTGATAAAGCGTGGTTATGATATTGAAGTCGTACAAAAATCTAATAGAAAATTAGATATACTCAACAAATTAAGTTGTAATATGATATTATTCCAAAAAACTTTTGATAAAGGACATAGCTATAACGAAGTACGACACTTAAAAGGAAAAGTCCATCTAGTATATATAGATGATGATTTTCTAGGAATGAATGATAAGAATCATATAGATACATTAAATGTAGCAGACCTTATTCTTGTAGGGAACAAACAACATGAGGCATTAATGCATAAATATACTAAGACACCAGTAGAAACTATTACTTCAATAAACGATTTTGAAAATTATAGATATATACCCTTTGAAACAAGAAATAATAATCCATTAATCATTAGTTGGCAGCAAAGTCTAGCTGATGTTTATATATCTGATCTATTAAGTATAAAATATCCCTTAATAAACCTTCATAAAGAATATGGAATCAGGTTACAACTATATGGATGGCATGAAGGAAAACATTACGGGAAACCCGATAACCGTAGATTTGTTAGTAAGTATTTTCCTTTTGCTGAATTTATTTCTTTTATGCCATATGATAGTTATATTAAACATATTGTTCCTAAAATAGCTATGACAGATATATTTATTGTTCCTTATTTGGATATACCTGATAGATATGGAAAAGCAGGATTTGGATTAAAAAGGATTATGATGTTAGGTGTACCAGTTATTGTTTCTGATATAGGTATTCATAAAGAGATTATTCAAGATGGGGTAAATGGATATATTGCTACAACAGCAGACGAATGGTATCAGAAACTTAAAGAACTGATTACTCAGTCAGAGTTGAGAAAAAAATTTTCATTAACTTCTAGAAATTTGATAGATACTAAATATAGTTATGATAATTGTGTTAATATATTTATAGATGCAATAAAAAAATATATACCTGATTTCAAATGA
- the rfbA gene encoding glucose-1-phosphate thymidylyltransferase RfbA — translation MKGIILAGGSGTRLYPLTKAISKQMLPIYDKPMIYYPLATLMKSNIREILIISTPRDIGSYKELLGDGSRFGISLSYKIQAKPKGIADAFIVGKQFIGKSSVALILGDNVFYGEKLNSILQRVVKRKKGATIFGYGVKDPTHYGVVGFDNKSNVVSIEEKPKNPKSNFAVPGLYFYDNNVISVAENIQPSNRNELEITDVNRVYMEQNKLKVEILEEGISWFDTGTYQGLLNAANFVETIQKEQRIYIACIEEIAYKKGYINKHQLLKLAESMIKTEYGQYLKNILER, via the coding sequence ATGAAGGGTATTATATTAGCAGGAGGATCTGGTACAAGACTATATCCTTTAACAAAAGCAATATCTAAGCAAATGTTACCTATTTATGATAAACCAATGATATATTATCCCCTTGCCACATTGATGAAATCTAATATTAGAGAAATACTTATTATTTCTACTCCAAGGGATATAGGCAGTTATAAAGAACTATTAGGAGATGGCTCAAGATTTGGAATCTCGTTATCCTATAAAATTCAGGCAAAGCCCAAAGGTATAGCTGACGCTTTTATTGTAGGAAAACAATTCATAGGTAAAAGTTCAGTTGCTTTAATACTTGGTGATAATGTTTTTTATGGGGAAAAATTGAATAGTATTTTACAAAGGGTGGTTAAGAGGAAAAAAGGTGCAACTATTTTTGGTTATGGGGTAAAAGATCCAACCCATTATGGTGTAGTAGGATTTGATAATAAATCAAATGTAGTCTCTATAGAGGAAAAACCTAAAAACCCAAAATCTAATTTTGCTGTACCAGGATTATATTTTTATGATAATAATGTGATTTCTGTAGCTGAAAATATTCAACCATCCAATAGAAATGAACTAGAGATAACAGATGTTAATAGAGTATATATGGAACAAAATAAGCTAAAAGTTGAAATACTGGAAGAAGGCATATCCTGGTTTGATACTGGGACTTATCAAGGGCTTCTTAATGCAGCTAACTTCGTTGAGACAATACAAAAAGAGCAAAGAATATATATAGCTTGCATAGAAGAAATAGCATATAAAAAAGGATATATCAATAAGCATCAATTACTGAAATTAGCTGAATCAATGATTAAGACCGAGTATGGACAATATTTAAAAAATATATTGGAAAGGTAG
- the rfbC gene encoding dTDP-4-dehydrorhamnose 3,5-epimerase, producing MGKFNFIKTTIKDLYVIEPKVFQDNRGYFMESYNSRDFIDAGLNAVFVQSNESLSTKGVLRGLHYQYKCPQGKLVRVVMGEVFDVAVDLRENSDTYGKSFGVILSSDNNKQFYIPEGFAHGFLVLSDYAKFVYKCTNYYYQQYEAGIIWNDPTININWPIDRVDDVLLSDKDTIWPRFGENKKFIGLEVK from the coding sequence ATGGGTAAGTTTAATTTTATTAAGACTACTATAAAAGATTTATATGTAATAGAGCCAAAAGTATTTCAAGATAACCGTGGGTATTTCATGGAAAGCTATAATAGTAGAGATTTTATAGATGCAGGTCTTAATGCAGTTTTTGTACAGTCCAACGAATCACTTTCTACGAAAGGTGTTCTAAGAGGTTTACATTATCAGTATAAATGTCCTCAAGGGAAATTAGTAAGGGTTGTTATGGGAGAAGTTTTTGATGTAGCAGTTGATTTAAGAGAGAATAGCGATACCTATGGAAAATCTTTTGGTGTAATTCTGTCTAGTGATAACAATAAACAGTTTTATATACCTGAAGGTTTTGCACATGGTTTTTTAGTTCTATCTGATTATGCTAAGTTTGTATATAAATGTACTAACTATTACTATCAACAATATGAAGCGGGAATCATATGGAATGATCCTACAATAAATATCAATTGGCCCATAGATCGGGTTGATGATGTACTATTATCAGATAAAGATACTATTTGGCCTAGATTTGGAGAGAACAAAAAATTTATAGGATTAGAGGTGAAATAA
- the rfbB gene encoding dTDP-glucose 4,6-dehydratase, with amino-acid sequence MKTILVTGGAGFIGSNFIRYIINKYDDYKIINLDALTYAGNLDNLEDIEDNPNYVFVKGDISDIDIVNPIMEKCVDYIINFAAESHVDRSIDNSNAFIKTNVMGTQVLLDAAKKYKIKKYIQISTDEVYGSLGNTGYFTEKTPISPNNPYSASKASADLLVRAYYETYKLPINITRCSNNYGAYQYPEKLIPLMISRAYDNQPLPVYGNGLNIRDWIHVEDHCAAIDKVLHHGKIGEVYNIGANNERNNLFIVRKILDCLDKDESLIEFVDDRLGHDVRYAIDATKIREELGWRPSYKFEEGIEETIRWYVNNQEWWRKIMK; translated from the coding sequence ATGAAAACGATTCTGGTTACAGGTGGAGCAGGATTCATTGGCAGCAACTTCATTAGATATATCATTAATAAATATGATGACTATAAGATAATTAATCTTGATGCATTGACTTATGCTGGCAACCTAGATAATTTAGAGGATATTGAAGATAATCCTAATTATGTCTTTGTTAAAGGGGATATATCTGATATAGATATTGTTAACCCAATAATGGAAAAATGTGTAGATTATATCATTAATTTTGCTGCAGAAAGTCATGTTGATAGAAGTATTGATAATAGTAATGCATTTATTAAGACAAATGTGATGGGGACACAGGTTTTATTGGATGCAGCTAAAAAATATAAGATAAAAAAATATATCCAAATTTCTACAGATGAAGTTTATGGTTCATTGGGAAATACTGGATATTTTACAGAAAAGACACCTATATCACCTAATAATCCATATTCTGCTAGTAAGGCTAGTGCAGACTTGTTGGTTAGAGCATATTATGAGACATATAAGCTGCCTATTAACATTACAAGATGCTCCAATAATTATGGTGCTTATCAATATCCCGAAAAATTAATACCACTTATGATAAGCAGAGCATATGATAATCAGCCACTACCAGTTTATGGAAATGGTTTGAACATTCGTGATTGGATTCATGTAGAAGATCATTGTGCTGCAATAGATAAAGTACTTCACCATGGTAAGATAGGAGAGGTCTATAATATTGGAGCTAATAATGAAAGAAATAATCTTTTTATAGTTAGAAAAATATTAGATTGCCTAGATAAGGATGAATCATTAATAGAATTTGTAGATGACAGATTGGGACATGATGTAAGGTATGCTATAGATGCCACTAAGATAAGAGAAGAATTAGGTTGGAGACCAAGCTATAAATTTGAAGAGGGAATCGAAGAAACCATTAGATGGTATGTGAATAATCAAGAGTGGTGGAGAAAAATAATGAAATAG
- a CDS encoding glycosyltransferase family 2 protein: MSVPLVCFITWNRVGLTVQNLQALLDTTDDFELYIIDNNSIDDTWEYLQTVEDDRIKCKKRFMENCGVVYAINYALSKRKKDQYFILVENDVYIKIKEWISKFMEVMNRFPEVGLLGGVREGLFKQKKINPKLCSKEGISYYQYKMVLGCCNCIRPEVFDYIGYWNEETYGADIDMGIRINDYTPYCTGYLPTVQLIQPQYVCCDQCLYKNKCSLVKNNTTCFDIHKSNYCHDKFAKLIKEKEAIYFEEVKSGKRSIFCASIHDSDSINKHYYNKKMAEENFQYFIRNAN; encoded by the coding sequence ATGTCGGTTCCACTAGTATGCTTTATAACATGGAATAGGGTTGGACTAACTGTACAGAATTTACAGGCTTTACTTGATACAACAGATGATTTTGAATTATATATTATTGATAACAATTCAATTGATGATACATGGGAATATTTACAGACAGTTGAAGATGACAGGATAAAATGTAAAAAGAGATTTATGGAAAACTGTGGAGTAGTTTATGCCATAAATTATGCTCTTAGTAAGAGAAAAAAAGACCAATATTTTATTTTAGTAGAAAATGATGTTTATATAAAAATCAAAGAGTGGATCTCAAAGTTTATGGAAGTGATGAATCGTTTTCCAGAAGTGGGTTTACTAGGCGGAGTGAGAGAAGGGCTTTTTAAACAAAAGAAGATAAATCCAAAGTTATGTAGTAAAGAGGGGATTAGCTATTATCAATACAAGATGGTTTTAGGATGCTGCAATTGTATAAGACCAGAAGTGTTTGATTATATAGGTTATTGGAATGAAGAAACCTATGGAGCAGATATAGATATGGGTATAAGGATAAATGACTATACTCCTTATTGTACAGGGTATCTTCCTACTGTACAATTAATACAACCTCAATATGTATGTTGTGACCAATGCCTATATAAAAACAAATGTTCCTTAGTAAAGAATAACACTACATGTTTTGATATTCATAAATCAAATTATTGTCATGATAAGTTTGCAAAATTAATAAAAGAGAAAGAAGCCATATATTTTGAGGAGGTCAAATCAGGAAAACGGTCAATCTTTTGTGCTTCCATACATGATTCTGATTCTATTAATAAGCATTATTATAATAAGAAAATGGCAGAAGAGAATTTTCAATATTTTATACGAAATGCTAATTAG
- a CDS encoding acetyltransferase: MRDIIVFGAGGHSKVIIDIVEKQHEFNIVGLIDPYRQKGEYYFGYTIIGNEEDYSILNKIHEGIVAIGDNWTRYKMVCLIKDINSKFKFITCIHPYTSIGKGVTIGDGSVLMAGVVVNSDSIIGNHCIINSKASIDHDNCIGDYASIAPNATTGGHVKIGDYSAIGLGANIIHDKCIGSNTVIGAGSTVIKDIPSYTVAYGIPCKIVRKRIQGEKYL, translated from the coding sequence ATGAGAGATATCATTGTTTTTGGTGCTGGGGGACATTCAAAAGTAATTATTGATATTGTAGAAAAACAGCATGAATTTAATATAGTTGGATTGATTGATCCATATAGACAAAAAGGAGAGTACTATTTTGGATATACTATTATCGGGAATGAAGAAGATTACTCTATCTTAAATAAAATACATGAAGGGATAGTTGCAATAGGAGATAATTGGACACGTTACAAGATGGTTTGCTTAATAAAAGATATAAATTCTAAGTTTAAGTTTATTACATGTATTCATCCTTATACATCTATTGGAAAAGGTGTAACAATAGGGGATGGCAGTGTTTTAATGGCTGGTGTAGTTGTTAATAGTGATTCTATAATTGGTAATCACTGTATCATTAACAGCAAGGCATCAATTGACCATGATAATTGTATTGGAGATTACGCTTCTATTGCACCAAATGCAACTACGGGAGGGCATGTGAAGATAGGCGATTATTCGGCTATTGGTTTGGGAGCGAATATAATTCATGATAAATGTATAGGTTCTAATACAGTGATAGGTGCTGGTTCAACAGTTATTAAGGATATTCCATCATATACAGTTGCATATGGAATACCTTGCAAAATAGTGAGGAAACGTATTCAAGGTGAAAAATATTTGTAA
- a CDS encoding DegT/DnrJ/EryC1/StrS family aminotransferase, whose translation MINVTKTYLPDIDKYKDYVNKIYDSGWITNNGELVRELEKRLEKYLGIGNLILVSNGTLALQVAYKVLGISGDVITTPFSFVATTSSLVWEGLRPRYVDIDERTLNIDVDKIEEKISQDTSCIVPTHVFGNGCDVDRIKYIAEKNNLKVIYDAAHCFGVNYNGESILNYGDISILSFHATKIFHTIEGGALIINNDEIAEKVRKMINFGFASHEKITELGINAKMNEFQAAMGLCLLDDIGNIMDNRKKIYEYYLKCFNGNYSVKFQCINKKCTMNYSYFPIIFKSEYDLFKIRDKLLDNNVIPRRYFYPSLNKLPYVQDADVQKSNSISKRILCLPIYYSLDVQNQDIIIRIIEENLKQ comes from the coding sequence ATGATTAATGTTACAAAAACTTATTTGCCAGATATTGATAAATATAAGGATTATGTAAATAAAATATATGATTCTGGTTGGATAACAAATAATGGTGAATTAGTTAGAGAATTGGAAAAAAGATTAGAAAAATATCTGGGAATTGGTAATTTAATTCTAGTATCAAATGGAACATTAGCACTTCAAGTCGCCTACAAAGTTTTAGGTATCTCTGGAGATGTTATCACAACACCTTTTTCGTTTGTGGCTACAACAAGTAGTTTAGTATGGGAAGGATTAAGACCTAGATATGTTGATATAGATGAAAGAACTCTTAATATTGATGTTGATAAAATAGAAGAAAAAATATCTCAGGATACATCTTGTATTGTTCCAACCCATGTTTTTGGAAATGGATGTGATGTTGATAGAATAAAGTATATAGCAGAAAAAAATAATCTGAAGGTTATATATGATGCGGCTCATTGTTTTGGTGTCAATTATAATGGAGAGAGTATACTTAATTATGGAGATATCAGTATATTGAGTTTTCACGCTACAAAAATATTTCATACCATAGAAGGGGGAGCATTGATAATAAACAATGATGAAATAGCTGAAAAAGTTAGAAAGATGATAAATTTTGGATTTGCTTCTCATGAAAAGATTACTGAGTTAGGAATAAATGCTAAAATGAATGAATTCCAAGCAGCTATGGGATTATGTTTATTGGATGATATAGGTAATATAATGGATAATAGGAAAAAGATCTATGAATACTATTTGAAATGTTTTAATGGAAATTATTCTGTGAAATTTCAATGCATTAATAAAAAATGCACTATGAATTATTCTTATTTTCCAATTATATTTAAAAGTGAATACGATTTATTTAAAATAAGGGATAAATTATTAGATAATAATGTTATCCCTAGAAGATACTTTTATCCTTCTCTAAATAAATTACCTTATGTTCAGGATGCTGATGTACAAAAATCTAATAGTATTTCAAAAAGAATTTTATGTTTACCAATATATTATTCGTTAGATGTACAAAATCAAGATATAATAATTAGAATAATAGAGGAAAATCTAAAACAATAA
- a CDS encoding glycosyltransferase, whose amino-acid sequence MKSYFFIIPSGNPTTTYANKLFAKALQDLGYDVETVLDLSQKFSILKNPNCDAIFFQKTIQCPAHTKKYIEHLKGKVKLIHIDNDFQDMHKTDKLETLKITDLIIVCTSQHKRALKEYTNVPIETVSNIVDFENYNYVSITQKSNNPLIISWQQACADAYTQDLLMIAKPLCEIHERYNTELHLYGWYMGKNHPDLRHEIRKVMPFAKFIEYQPLTKYLTDIVPKLSQSDIFIMPYIKHKGRWGKSGFGLKRIMLLGLPIVASNTEHHRTLIKNGENGFLATTNDQWYSNLESLVNSKELRENFAIKSRKLIQTNYNPEIIIKQFINAVNKHISLFTKP is encoded by the coding sequence ATGAAGTCATATTTTTTTATTATCCCTAGTGGAAATCCAACCACAACTTATGCAAATAAGTTATTTGCAAAAGCTTTACAAGATTTAGGTTATGATGTAGAAACAGTTTTAGATTTATCCCAAAAATTTAGTATACTTAAAAATCCAAACTGTGATGCAATATTTTTTCAAAAAACTATACAATGTCCAGCACATACAAAAAAATACATAGAGCACCTTAAGGGTAAAGTTAAACTGATTCATATTGATAATGACTTTCAAGATATGCATAAAACAGATAAGTTAGAAACATTGAAAATAACTGACCTTATTATAGTATGTACTTCACAACATAAAAGAGCACTAAAAGAATATACTAATGTACCTATTGAAACAGTTTCAAATATAGTTGATTTTGAAAATTATAATTATGTGTCAATTACACAAAAATCAAATAACCCATTAATTATCAGCTGGCAGCAAGCTTGTGCTGATGCCTATACGCAAGATTTACTTATGATTGCTAAACCATTATGTGAAATTCATGAACGTTATAATACCGAACTTCATTTATATGGATGGTATATGGGAAAAAATCATCCTGATCTAAGACATGAAATACGTAAAGTAATGCCTTTCGCTAAATTCATAGAATATCAACCATTAACCAAGTATTTAACAGATATAGTACCTAAGTTATCCCAATCTGATATTTTTATTATGCCATATATTAAGCATAAAGGTAGATGGGGCAAAAGCGGTTTTGGATTAAAAAGAATAATGTTGTTAGGACTACCAATTGTAGCCTCAAATACAGAACATCATAGAACTTTAATAAAAAATGGTGAAAATGGCTTCCTCGCAACTACAAATGACCAATGGTATTCTAATCTAGAATCTTTAGTTAATAGTAAAGAATTGAGAGAAAATTTTGCAATAAAATCTAGGAAACTAATACAAACAAACTATAATCCTGAAATAATTATTAAACAGTTCATAAACGCTGTAAACAAACATATATCCCTTTTTACCAAACCTTAA
- the rfbD gene encoding dTDP-4-dehydrorhamnose reductase, translated as MNYINILITGVNGQLGYDAEKLLSPFHKIVGLNKEELDITKLKDVQNIISNVKPQVIINCAAYTNVDRCEDNIDLAYNINAYGCCNLAILSKKYDYRLVHISTDYIFDGKKNQPYIESDKANPLNIYGSSKLLGENFIKSLCPKHYILRTSWLYGQHGNNFVKTMLKLSMKNDTLNVVNDQIGTPTYTLDLLKVITMVIKTDNYGIYHVSNKGECSWYDFTNKILQLTNNKTKVLPIDSEQLDKPAKRPSYSVLKNHMLEHVFNYKLRYWEDALEEFLQKL; from the coding sequence GTGAATTATATTAATATTCTTATAACAGGTGTTAATGGGCAATTAGGATATGATGCAGAAAAATTATTATCACCTTTTCATAAAATAGTTGGTTTAAACAAAGAGGAGTTAGATATTACAAAACTTAAGGATGTACAAAATATTATTTCTAATGTAAAACCTCAAGTAATTATTAACTGTGCAGCTTATACCAATGTAGATAGGTGTGAAGATAATATTGACTTAGCGTATAACATAAATGCATATGGTTGCTGTAATTTAGCAATACTTTCAAAGAAATATGATTATCGTTTAGTCCATATTTCTACAGACTATATTTTTGATGGCAAAAAAAATCAACCTTATATAGAATCAGATAAAGCAAATCCCTTAAATATTTATGGAAGTTCAAAATTATTAGGAGAAAATTTCATTAAGTCACTATGTCCGAAACATTATATATTAAGAACTTCTTGGTTATATGGGCAACATGGTAATAACTTTGTTAAAACAATGTTAAAATTATCTATGAAGAATGATACCTTGAATGTAGTTAATGACCAAATAGGAACCCCAACATATACTCTTGATTTATTAAAAGTAATTACCATGGTTATTAAGACTGATAATTATGGAATTTATCATGTATCCAATAAAGGTGAATGTAGTTGGTACGATTTTACTAATAAAATACTTCAATTAACTAACAATAAAACTAAAGTATTACCCATAGATTCAGAGCAATTAGATAAACCTGCTAAGAGACCTAGTTATTCAGTACTTAAGAATCATATGCTAGAGCATGTATTTAATTATAAACTTCGTTATTGGGAAGATGCCTTGGAAGAATTTTTACAAAAATTATAA
- a CDS encoding glycosyltransferase family protein, whose translation MKLLFVYSNKDDPCTRKYCFELSKGLKKYVESTLVLYYKELNEEVVLNNDIIIFQRLGANGVIISREDKRNIFMLINKYYNTKKFVYMIDDLVIEDQYGLPKKFIKRCHALICQNKLMKQQIKKYNKNIYILRTYVDMKEIKNVKKENLDKFYVSWVSTGAIGRKLIFNIINTFSKENSNIRFVTMSGSSFLSGVENVISYRYVPFKNMISFLKGTHILLNPVPTNDNYYKEKIEKRSKKTIEECLNCKTEIKYALAGATQNAIISSKTAPFLYSIKNKQNGLLVNDTVEEWVTAINRLYKDDDLREKIIENAYKDVMEHYTLDYASLKALEIFNRILMNNSN comes from the coding sequence ATGAAATTATTGTTTGTATATTCTAATAAAGATGATCCATGTACAAGAAAATACTGTTTTGAGTTATCAAAGGGCTTAAAAAAATATGTTGAATCAACATTAGTTTTATATTATAAAGAATTAAATGAAGAAGTAGTTTTGAACAATGATATTATTATATTCCAGCGTTTAGGTGCTAATGGAGTAATAATTTCTAGAGAAGACAAAAGAAATATTTTTATGTTAATTAACAAGTATTATAATACTAAAAAATTTGTTTATATGATAGATGATTTAGTGATAGAAGACCAATATGGATTACCAAAGAAATTTATAAAAAGATGTCATGCATTGATATGTCAAAATAAACTAATGAAACAACAAATTAAGAAATATAATAAAAATATTTATATATTACGTACTTATGTAGATATGAAAGAAATAAAAAATGTTAAAAAAGAAAATCTAGATAAATTTTATGTATCTTGGGTAAGTACAGGAGCCATAGGTAGGAAATTAATATTTAACATAATTAATACTTTTAGTAAAGAAAATTCAAATATAAGATTTGTTACCATGAGCGGTTCTTCATTTCTAAGTGGTGTAGAAAATGTTATTAGTTATAGATATGTTCCTTTTAAAAATATGATCAGTTTTTTAAAGGGAACACATATATTATTGAATCCAGTACCAACTAATGATAATTATTATAAAGAGAAAATAGAAAAAAGAAGTAAAAAGACAATAGAAGAATGTCTAAATTGTAAAACAGAGATTAAATATGCATTAGCAGGGGCTACGCAAAATGCAATTATATCCAGTAAGACAGCGCCTTTTCTATATTCAATTAAGAATAAGCAAAATGGATTATTAGTTAATGATACTGTAGAAGAGTGGGTTACTGCAATAAATAGGCTATATAAAGATGATGATTTAAGAGAAAAAATAATAGAAAATGCTTATAAAGATGTTATGGAACATTATACTTTAGATTATGCATCATTAAAAGCATTAGAGATATTTAATAGAATATTAATGAATAACTCTAATTAA
- a CDS encoding glycosyltransferase family 4 protein, with protein MNIGFSRIPVGKGGAISWIKTFSNYCVSQGHQVRFNYKNNIDVFCSVANYNQPEELKYLRRRNIKILHRLGSIFLDYNYDDKKIISDGNEHFKQLISCADYLVYQSKFCKTVLFRSLYDEKEPDGDIIYNSTNASIFSPNVKPIVRPLNKKIILCSAYWGALNTSLECIKLVIQTAKKLQSHNEIEFWVLGLAPKEVEEYIKKAHLPNITRLNLSKPINYELMPRLLKTADLVLHLKAHEGCSNAVIETMNIGTPFVGLNSGSLPELLGNAALLVDCTSDISKFPKVNIEDLVEKVLTTLNMASIYRNKMLNRSKLFSEEEQCSKYLAILENLYKMNH; from the coding sequence ATGAATATTGGTTTTTCAAGAATTCCAGTTGGTAAAGGTGGTGCCATATCTTGGATTAAAACATTCAGTAATTATTGTGTCTCACAAGGACATCAAGTAAGATTTAACTATAAAAATAATATAGATGTATTTTGCTCTGTAGCTAATTATAACCAACCTGAAGAATTGAAATATTTGAGGAGACGCAATATAAAAATATTACACAGATTAGGTTCAATTTTTTTAGATTATAATTATGATGATAAAAAAATAATTAGTGATGGTAATGAGCATTTTAAACAATTAATTTCTTGTGCTGACTATCTTGTATATCAAAGTAAATTTTGTAAAACAGTACTTTTCAGAAGTCTATATGATGAAAAAGAACCTGATGGAGATATTATTTATAATAGCACTAATGCCTCTATTTTTTCCCCAAATGTTAAGCCTATCGTTAGACCTTTAAACAAAAAAATTATTTTATGTAGTGCATATTGGGGGGCTCTAAATACTTCTTTGGAATGTATTAAATTAGTGATTCAAACTGCAAAAAAACTTCAAAGTCATAATGAAATAGAATTTTGGGTATTAGGGCTTGCTCCAAAAGAAGTTGAGGAATATATTAAGAAAGCCCATTTACCTAATATTACCAGATTAAACTTATCAAAACCTATTAATTATGAGCTAATGCCACGTTTACTGAAAACAGCAGATTTGGTTCTCCATCTCAAAGCCCATGAAGGTTGCTCGAATGCTGTTATAGAAACTATGAACATTGGTACACCTTTTGTAGGATTAAATTCCGGTAGTTTACCTGAACTATTAGGAAATGCTGCACTTTTAGTAGATTGTACTAGTGATATAAGTAAATTTCCTAAAGTAAATATTGAAGACTTAGTTGAAAAAGTTTTAACAACATTAAATATGGCTTCTATTTATAGAAATAAAATGCTTAACCGTTCCAAATTATTTTCAGAAGAAGAGCAATGTAGTAAGTACTTGGCTATTTTAGAAAATTTATATAAAATGAACCATTAA